In Euphorbia lathyris chromosome 9, ddEupLath1.1, whole genome shotgun sequence, the following are encoded in one genomic region:
- the LOC136206544 gene encoding uncharacterized protein, whose protein sequence is MLTKERCTCFLSWNGLWTTEGKVMTYVGGKAKLLVLPIDIDLQKLKEKVYGALRVDSTSYDLQMSMQATYGPNKLRGGIADIDDDGDVMGFIEYCRMNPTDLIPLYATLNMRTIQASTLQPNNDGHVGQSKSTEVVSNDPTIELDAPIHGKDDNDCGNGIDDYMNNDNHDHYDEHYDNDYCYDNGDNVENEDTTQNEIPVKSVHETVKQSKCVQRIPYEDGDEDRMKRMTDPFRWCPKPCDAPVNMIAPKQSNGGTTLRVNDIFSNKVELQDSLGKYAIENSFEWKVYKSNKSLFEVKCKDVGKCKWRARGIVIPGSNLFRLSRIDGMDMHACGRDQICPHHRQAGKRVAGILLRSRFDLENRVHRSKDIVFDFERDFSVNLFYMQAWRARHWALEAQSGSLEESFMLLPDYCEMLKSTNPGTVTHIETDDDDQFRFFFMAMGASLRGFKLHIRPVIVVDGTFLKGKYPGILYIAVGIDANKMIFPVAFGVGPKESNESWLWFFNKLKECLNDVEDLAIISDRNQSIIHAVSLVFPNAVHGACARHLQQNVKAKFRGIRKIDEAFWKCAKSYRVSDFEESFATLRSLHSGAAEYLLQAGKEKWSRAFFYGRRYNIITTNVAESFNALMVEARRLPITMLVEFIRMTLQKWFYERRTEAGERVGYLARKPEEKMIKHVGAAIRCSYFPVDNHTFQIGDRVKGGLVDLNAGTCTCRKWQLAQFLCEHVCKVASKHRMDNAYRWVHRYYTNESVKLAWGESIYPLGHQSEWKVNKNPMKVLPPKKEGRSAGRPKGQKRRPSVGEDVIRTRCSRCGSIGHNRLNCPSMLPNTTRLPSVISSSASCSNTTTSKHL, encoded by the exons ATGTTAACCAAAGAGAGGTGTACGTGTTTTTTATCTTGGAACGGACTGTGGACTACAGAAGGAAAAGTGATGACATACGTGGGTGGTAAAGCGAAGTTGTTGGTTTTGCcaatagatattgacttgcaaaagTTGAAAGAGAAAGTTTATGGTGCACTCCGCGTTGACTCAACCTCGTATGATCTCCAAATGTCCATGCAGGCGACATATGGGCCAAATAAACTGCGTGGTGGGATAGCAGATATTGATGACGATGGAGATGTCATGGGATTCATAGAGTACTGCCGAATGAATCCGACCGATTTGATTCCATTGTATGCTACTCTAAACATGCGAACAATACAAGCTTCAACATTGCAACCTAACAATGATGGACATGTTGGTCAAAGCAAATCAACGGAAGTAGTAAGTAATGATCCCACCATCGAACTGGATGCTCCTATACATGGTAAGGATGACAACGATTGTGGAAATGGTATCGATGATTATATGAATAATGATAATCACGATCATTATGATGAGCATTATGATAATGATTATTGTTACGATAATGGTGACAATGTGGAGAATGAAGATACCACTCAGAATGAAATTCCTGTTAAAAGTGTTCACGAAACAGTTAAGCAATCTAAATGCGTACAACGTATCCCATATGAGGATGGCGATGAAGATAGAATGAAAAGGATGACTGATCCATTTCGATGGTGTCCAAAGCCATGCGATGCGCCCGTGAATATGATTGCACCTAAACAATCAAACGGAGGTACTACTTTGAGGGTCaatgatatattttcaaacaaagttGAATTGCAAGATTCACTTGGAAAATATGCAATTGAAAATTCGTTTGAATGGAAGGTTTACAAATCAAACAAGTCTTTGTTTGAGGTGAAATGTAAGGATGTGGGCAAATGTAAATGGAGGGCTAGAGGGATCGTCATTCCAGGTTCCAATTTGTTCAGGCTTTCAAGAATAGATGGTATGGACATGCATGCTTGTGGGAGAGATCAGATATGTCCGCACCAtaggcaagcggggaaacgTGTTGCAGGGATACTACTCCGAAGCAGGTTTGATTTGGAAAATCGGGTGCATCGATCAAAGGATATTGTTTTCGATTTTGAACGAGATTTTTCCGTTAATCTTTTTtatatgcaagcttggagagcaagacACTGGGCATTGGAAGCACAAAGTGGTTCGCTAGAGGAATCGTTCATGTTGTTGCCGGACTACTGTGAGATGTTGAAAAGTACAAATCCGGGTACCGTGACACATATCGAGACAGATGATGATgatcaatttagatttttctttaTGGCTATGGGTGCATCTTTAAGAGGTTTTAAACTACATATTCGACCTGTCATTGTCGTTGATGGAACgtttctaaaaggtaaatatcccGGCATATTATACATTGCAGTTGGTATTGATGCGaacaaaatgatctttcctgttGCATTTGGAGTTGGACCGAAAGAAAGTAATGAATCATGGCTCTGGTTTTTCAACAAATTGAAAGAGTGTCTGAATGATGTTGAAGATCTAGCCATTATATCAGATCGGAACCAAAGCATTATACACGCAGTTAGTTTGGTTTTTCCTAATGCTGTTCACGGGGCGTGCGCACGTCATCTGCAACAAAATGTTAAGGCCAAATTTCGTGgaattcgtaagatagatgaggcGTTTTGGAAATGTGCAAAATCCTATCGGGTATCTGATTTTGAGGAATCCTTTGCAACACTTCGTTCCCTACATTCCGGTGCTGCCGAATATTTACTGCAAGCTGGAAAAGAGAAATGGTCCCGTGCATTCTTCTATGGTCGTCGATATAACATTATCACGACGAATGTGGCAGAATCATTCAACGCGTTAATGGTGGAGGCTAGACGTCTACCAATCACAATGTTGGTTGAGTTCATACGCATGACACTACAAAAATGGTTTTACGAGAGACGTACAGAAGCAG GAGAACGTGTTGGCTATTTGGCAAGGAAGCCGGAAGAAAAGATGATAAAGCATGTAGGGGCAGCGATACGTTGTTCATATTTCCCTGTGGATAATCACACCTTTCAAATCGGTGATCGGGTTAAGGGGGGACTTGTTGATTTAAATGCAGGAACATGTACGTGTAGGAAATGGCAACTAGCCCAATTTCTATGTGAACACGTATGCAAAGTTGCTTCCAAACATAGGATGGATAACGCCTATAGGTGGGTACATCGCTACTACACCAACGAGTCAGTTAAGTTGGCATGGGGTGAGTCGATATATCCACTTGGTCATCAATCAGAATGGAAAGTGAACAAGAATCCTATGAAAGTGCTTCCTCCTAAGAAGGAGGGACGGTCTGCTGGTCGACCAAAAGGTCAAAAAAGAAGGCCATCTGTGGGTGAAGATGTAATTCGCACAAGGTGTAGCAGATGCGGAAGCATCGGTCATAATCGTTTGAATTGTCCATCCATGCTTCCAAACACTACTCGGCTTCCTAGTGTAATCTCAAGTTCAGCAAGTTGTTCTAACACTACCACCTCGAAGCATTTATGA